From Cucumis melo cultivar AY chromosome 1, USDA_Cmelo_AY_1.0, whole genome shotgun sequence, a single genomic window includes:
- the LOC103490416 gene encoding uncharacterized protein LOC103490416 codes for IQSRFSGLSLSTLPQNQNRTSRSRLRLRRCLPQISSTRNRSPYAGTRVRSQAHIPILRPSIHARRENITVKFQDLYGFTVEGNVDDVNILNEVGEKVRQQGRVWWALEASKGANWYLEPSVSEGIALKFSLKLSTLANAITLKKLIRKGIPPVLRPKVWFSLSGAAKKKSTVRDSYYNDLTKAVEGKVTPATRQIDHDLPRTFPGHPWLDTPEGHAALRRVLVGYSFRDSDVGYCQGLNYVAALLLLVMKTEEDAFWMLVVLLENVLVSDCYTTNLSGCHVEQRVFKDLLTKKCPRFLEP; via the exons ATTCAATCAAGATTCTCCGGTCTCTCACTTTCAACGCTACCCCAGAATCAAAACCGCACATCCAGATCTCGATTACGCCTCCGTCGTTGCCTTCCTCAGATCTCAAGCACAAGAAATCGGTCTCCATACGCAGGTACTCGAGTTCGGTCTCAAGCTCATATTCCAATTCTAAGGCCGAGTATCCATGCGAGAAGGGAAAATATTACAGTTAAGTTTCAAGATCTATATGGGTTTACAGTGGAAGGCAATGTGGACGATGTTAATATATTGAATGAAGTTGGGGAAAAGGTTAGGCAACAGGGTCGTGTTTGGTGGGCTTTGGAGGCTAGCAAAGGCGCTAATTGGTACTTAGAACCCTCTGTTTCTGAAGGGATCGCTCTCAAATTCTCCCTCAAACTATCAACGCTTGCTAATGCTATCACTTTGAAGAAGTTGATTAGGAAAGGTATCCCACCTGTTCTTCGTCCCAAGGTTTGGTTCTCCTTATCTGGAGCTGCCAAGAAGAAATCCACTGTTCGTGATAGCTATTACAATGATTTGACCAAGGCTGTTGAAGGGAAAGTCACGCCGGCCACTAGGCAGATTGATCAT GACTTGCCCCGTACTTTTCCTGGTCATCCTTGGTTAGACACTCCAGAGGGTCACGCTGCTCTTCGACGTGTTCTTGTTGGGTATTCCTTTCGTGACTCTGATGTTGGATACTGTCAG GGCTTAAACTATGTTGCTGCATTGTTATTGCTCGTGATGAAAACAGAAGAAGATGCTTTTTGGATGCTAGTTGTCCTCTTAGAAAATGTTTTAGTTAGTGACTGTTACACGACCAACTTGTCTGGATGTCATGTCGAGCAAAGGGTGTTCAAAGATTTACTTACCAAAAAGTGTCCCAG ATTTTTAGAACCCTAG
- the LOC127148464 gene encoding universal stress protein PHOS32-like yields the protein MAVDLSDWSEVIVRFTTCAIITPRDQVFLIHVQQQPVSPTDFNHGIIMDRGNIIGAQSSSSSTSSSTTTDPPTKQQEDAEEEKHWDDVTKRKMNELAKYLIEAKIEFVMHVVKDSEVKERLAWEINRLGINFVVLGFQGHSSMFSTQISMCRMGSVALFCSRHCPSYGCQIVLARHPPHPQGTITLF from the coding sequence ATGGCTGTTGATTTGAGCGATTGGAGTGAGGTTATTGTCCGTTTCACCACTTGCGCCATTATCACTCCAAGAGATCAAGTGTTTCTTATTCACGTGCAGCAACAACCAGTTAGCCCTACAGATTTTAATCATGGAATAATAATGGACCGGGGAAATATCATTGGAGCTCAGTCGTCGTCGTCGTCCACTAGTAGTAGTACTACTACTGATCCTCCAACCAAACAACAAGAAGAtgcagaagaagaaaaacattgGGACGACGTgacgaagaggaagatgaaTGAATTGGCGAAATATTTAATTGAGGCGAAAATAGAGTTTGTGATGCACGTGGTTAAAGATAGTGAGGTGAAGGAGAGATTAGCTTGGGAGATTAATAGATTGGGGATCAATTTCGTTGTGTTGGGATTTCAGGGGCATAGCTCCATGTTTAGCACACAAATTTCCATGTGTAGAATGGGGAGTGTTGCGCTTTTCTGCTCTCGCCATTGTCCTTCTTACGGCTGCCAGATCGTTCTCGCCAGACATCCTCCTCACCCTCAAGGAACAATAACATTATTTTGA